In Rosa rugosa chromosome 4, drRosRugo1.1, whole genome shotgun sequence, the genomic stretch gagtccatagatggacctatgaagcttacacactttatgaatgtcatctttagacgtaaagccttcaggttgatccatataaaggtcttcctcaaggttgccattcagaaaggcagtctttacgtccatttgccatatctcataatcatagtgagcagctatagcaaataatatccgaatagatttaaccatggcaacaggagagaacgtatcttcatagtcaatgccctctctttgcttatagccctttgccaccaaccttgctttgtaggtttctattttaccatctgaacctatctttttcttgaagacccatttgtttccaattggtctaataccaggtggagggtcaacgagagtccagacttgattggtatacatagagtcaatctcggattccatggcttcttgccatttctttgagtcaacgtttgacattgcttcattataactagaaggatcatgcaggttttcattgtcaccaaggagatttaactccccaaggctttcatgacacaaaccatacctcttgggaggtatccggatcctactagatattcttggagtttgtgttatagttggttcaggaagttgttcaacgggaaatgaagtgttagtttgtggcttgttggacacttccttgagttctaccatttgctcaacatttccatcaaggacatagtccctttcaaggaaagtggcattcctgctaacaaacaccttttgttcttcaggttgatagaaataatatcctaaactatctttaggatatcccacaaataaacacttgcttgatctagcttcaagcttgcctgcttctagtcttcgacataagctggacaaccccaaatcttaatatgattgagacttggtttcttcccatgccacatctcatatggtgtaagagggacggacttggaaggcactttattcaacaaataaattgctgtttgaagtgcatatccccaaaaggatataggtaaatcagtatagctcatcatggaacgaaccatgtctaacaaagttcgatttctcctttcagagacaccattgagttgtggtgttccaggaggagctaatgaagaaacaatgccttcttgtttgagataatcaataaactcattgcttaagtattcgcctcctcgatcagatcttagagccttaatacttctgtcggtttgtttctcaacttcattcttaaattctttgaacttttcaaaggcttcagatttgttcttcataaggtataaataaccaaaccgagaataatcatcggtaaaggttatgaagtatgagaatccacctctactaatagtggacatgggaccacatacatcggtatgtattaggcctaggagttctttaactcttattctttgtccaccataatgtgacttggtcatttttccttttagacaagactcacaagtaggcataggatcagatcctaatgactctaagtatccatttttggataatttgtgaattctatcttggctaatatgaccaagtttaaggtgccacatcttaatggggttaaccgtttctcgagttctcttagatcccaaagcattttccttcatacagttaatactaccatctaaagctagatgaaagagaccatcaataatattagcatgacatatcatgcgttcattaatagatacaaaaccacttagtttatcaaaaactactctataaccatccttcaaaagcatggagatggagataaggttctttatacatataggaagataaagacaattatttaactccaatgtatctcctgatggtaacttcaaaatataagtccccacggctttggcatcaactcttgtgccatttcctacacgtagggaaatttctccagctttaagcttccttgctcccactaggtcctgcaacgaagtgcaaacatggtgggatgcacctgaatcaattatccaagtggaagtattattaactgtaaatattgattcaatcacattgatcatactttctgttgaagacttgttcttcaaggatgcaagataagctttgcaattcctcttccagtgcccatctttgttgcaaaagaaacaaataccttttggttccttttgttccttcttcttcttcttttggactactcccttaggctttatcacttatttcttcttccctttgcctttacatttggacttactggatgaagaagaagcgataatagccgcactcccactctctttcttaatttgcttctcagctgttaccagcatattgagaagatcagaaagagtatgatccatttgttgcatattatagttcattatgaactgagaaaatgaatcatctagggaggaaagaagaagatcttgagctagctccgcatcaagtgcaaatccaaggtcttgaatctgctcaataaggcctatcatttttagaccatgttgatgaacaggtgcacccctcacatgctttgtcttaacaagctcattgactactgtgaagcgcacatttctatttctctcaccaaacaattcagtgagatgaagtaatatagaactggcgctatccatattctcatgttgcttctgaagttgtgagttcatggatgcaagcataacacatttagcttgcgtgtcatcatccttatgcttttgataagcaacacgttgctcatcggttgcatcttgagccaatggagtgtgaggatgtgcattttgtaagacataagcgatcttatcgaatgtcaatacaattttcaaattgcggagccagtcattgaagtttgggccctcaagacgattttcattgagaattttggtgataggatgtcctgacatattgcagtctacataacataaaataaaagaagtgagattgattttaaaaccaagtgactcgggtcttaagaatcaaatggcaccctctcactattttaacaaattccaaatccctcaaggaattcgagagtataaattaaaactcttagtgagtatggaagactcatttttattaagccaaccgcatcataatagaactataagtcaacttaatttccatgagaggatacccttatccaatcacatcaaatgtgaatatccataactttggcctctaaagtaattaagtctcaccataataggatattgataaattactctagttaagctatacccatcatctcatgtaagtatagagatcaaaaattaaatctcatcataatagaatattgaccaagatttgtccctaccttacaacatcaaatgttgaataacctctttttaatgctcctagcaagaaataccccCGTTCGGAATAATATTCACATGTAAGAACATCtaataggagattacaatgttggaaggccacaaagaagcattcataatgacttcttcgtttttcaacttaatatcactttgagggaattttaaggtctcatctttaataatctcattaataacaatcacattgcatttgctttgatcctaatgcaatcacacattcattatacttgatctataataaaatactcccactaattgttttcagaaaacaatttgatttcatcaaaaacatttttcaaatggaatcatgggaaatataaaattacttgatcaagtgcaatgaacatgcaattataataggtcacataggatgattatggacttgttgtttgatccaacatgagccaatatgttggatcaaggtcatgtttgggtggttgattttaattacgcgtaacgattacgaaaattaaataactaagctaagctattacactttgcacttgaacttcttTCAAGGCtagatgacttcaaacttcttctttgaatcatcctcatgtgcctccatcttcgattacaagagtggataaggggcatacaagctcccatttaaatttaatcaaacttgaataaattaaataagctacttagttacacaaccaaatgaattaactaaattaattacataacccaaatgaattaactactttaattacataaccacattcattcaaaatgaatagtcggccaatctcatgctcaattatattaggccatagtccataatcatcctttaattaaccaagattaataaggttaattaaacaagcataattaacttattcaaaataaattaaccactaaattactttaatttaatgcaagtaaattaattgagtgatttaggggatgatgtcttacatcatgcaacactaacttttggtgagtaatttaggggatgatgtctcacatcacttttgatgagtgatttagggaatgatgttttacatcatgcatcaccaacttttggtgagtgatttaggggatgatgttttacatcatgattcaccaacctttggtgagtgatttagggagacatgtcttttatctcataatttagggagacatgtcttttatctcattccaacttttggtgagtaatttagagaaactaatagtaaagatgactaactctaccaaccttttggtgagggaaacatggaaatgattttatgtcatcattaactattaggtaaatttgaattcatgaatttatggatcaaaagtgaaaaacaaacaccatgaaaaattagctagttcataactagattagacatgttccaaagctggaaataaaatttcagctttgtgttcttccattgaacacttgtttacttcatctttgaagccaaaaatcatgcataccctaaagcatatataatctaacatgtttctaagattaacaccttaattaagaaacatatagaatcccttaatacatatctcatatgcatcaaagtttcataaaacttaaaccacttcttacatgtaatttccagaaaactttttctagctatgataaaatctaccttacatcacatgcttcataacttttatgataaagcaaattttatgatctaaattacatattactctaagcttaagaaaatcacatcaaccaacatacttagccatgtttataacatatcaaaattaagccaatggctctgataccaattgaaggaatggatggatttcaaaactttttaattagtgcggaattagtttaaccattaaactactaactaaacataaaatccattcctttaacccatgatcttggcttattgtgatatgtatataaacaaagcatgcatagtaaggaagaacaaagagggagtttatgttctactcacccttggagcgtgattttaatccgatccaagtgaaccaccaaagttcctctccttgatctctccttgtgtgtgtttcctccaccttgaagcaccttgaattaggaactccttcttgtactccttgtgcttgtaatattctccttgatgtaacaagtagagccacaaaaatatatggcctctaaggatcttcaccaagtgaatcaagagatgaagaaagatgaaagaaaagaagaaattatgcaagtgttcttctttcctttaatttctgaaaaatggaccaagagagaactctttctctctctctaatctgaaaataatagtgtggagacacacttattctctttgtccatgctttcacttttatataataggaaataactccaattactaaaagaaaatattgactttcataaagccaatattttggctggtccatacttgttattgggcactaaaaatgtgtcttgggctttcatttaaatctcatttagtgaagcccaagtccacatgaaaagcccgacaatcgtttaggcccaataggttcggttttacccgaaaaacctaattatgtccaaataataaatctaattaattatttggtcataaccaactcttgtttaatcttcttcatatacaatctcaaggatccacttatatggtgtgcgatctcttaggttctaattaacaaggcagtgaagtttatagaaaccattctattttgtttacgaatcaaaaactccatttttgattctcccttgttattaggattataaatgtttattaatcctcggggacttcacaagtcatgagtgacgtcttgcaacatatcatgactaccctagttaatgtagaatgacaaagaacctattcaattggaattacaatacaatacggtccttctctaacactatgttctaaatcacatcatcggggtatggaattgatatgtcaatcccctaatgtgattttcattcttatgtgattcttagaatgtgattaaaaactcctttttaatctcattcaatgctttggccaaagactcattgaatcacatctttgaacatacaccttatttacttaaggatagagattccttattgtacactcacatgtctccatgaccgaattgattataccaatgaatgcatctattatatccattaagggacacaatgttattgcatcatcaagagataatccattcactcataagacaactatggtgtctcaggtcaaaggactaatttgtattattgcaatttagagttcaagtttgacatgtaagtaagactccatacaagaactctaatgatcgcgttcagtgtactctttaagttaagagcacccacatacttgtattagtgtctctacacaaatgacaagagacatatcatcctccatattgagcatacatagtatgtgctagtctttccggattatcaatgtccaagtgataatcctatgactaggaaccttttaggataagagtgtgaaagagtaaaggtctcacacatctaactctttagattactttctctttaactcatattccttggaccttgttcaatcaaatattaaatataagcaatgaacaataaacttgcccttttgattaataataattacaataataattacatcaaaatgattgttttaggacacaattccttcaatcaccgctaagagaaagagaatgagaggagttgctcttagagaggtttgctctagagagaacttagatcatcttagagatgttgttgttgtatgtgaatgggtcttttagaatgagaagagaaggtgtttatatagggaagaaaaagaagagtgaaatgatgagtggaagaaaaataatgaaagtagatctaagttcacttgtaaaatatggaaaagatagagaaaagatgaaatgaaagcaaagcatgaaggtgcagcaacatggaagtggtgatgatctattaaagagattgtagaagaaaaatatatccaaggaaaaagagaaaagcatctagctttcttcatgtgggtaggaaacatgaacatgtgaatattgagctggttttaggtcagtttctgcccctttattccttcaattatttctccaacaagacttcattatatgccttcgactgcttcatatgaaatgttccactatgagtgtagatcatcctgacaaattttcagatttttattccatgtggttgggccgaaaatgctgctggacctcttacaggtccaattttccagttttgcttctgtagaaaattgggctgattgtttgaaggccttccactcaaaaaaagctcttgcactcttcataagaaatgatccttgggctgtctagaatggatctggaaagtttcaatacatttcgatttcatttggttagtctgccacccctccttccttgtctagctcggtttttcctagccgaagtaggaaaatatgctaaagttgacttgtcatacttccatagtaggctttatttagcctctaaatatatatttcgagcttgtcgacaatatatagcttgagccactgacattggctcaatttctccaacacatgccttgttaggccaaaatgttcattttgggtccaaacagaatGTATTAGTTTGTGGTTTTGGATGTTGAAATAAACAATGAATCTGTAAACTTGGTTTTCAATCGAGTTTCGAAATTGAGTATTCGATGCTAATGCTAGAAGATGCTCCATTATTATTCTTCAAGTTCACGTATAATTTGAATCTTAAAGATTTTACTGGATTCTATGTATTTGTGATCTACGACCGTAGCTATTACACCCCATTCTGTTTTTCCTAATAAAAATCCCAGGGAATCTGTTTTTGTTTCGTACTCGCGGATACAATCTACCAAAACAAAGAATCTGGACTCATGTTCATTGTTATAGTCGTGAATCAATTTATGGGGTAATCACAAAAATGAATAGGTCATTCAGGCCCCGTTTgagattgcttcgcttttaaaaaaatcagcttttgttcaaaattttagattttattgtgtttggtaaataaataaaaagcagctttaattgaaagttataggtcattggtagcagattttagaagcagcttagaggttgcttttagatgctgatgtggatcaaaacacactctgcaatTGTTTTATgcactgacagcacttttaaaaatattatttaccaaacacgaaactgttttaattcacagctgattgcctgattattctcacaacacagtagcagcatttttttttttaaagtcacagcaatcccaaactagccttCAGTAACATTACTAAACAAAATGAATAGGTCATTCAATGTAATACTAATCAAATTAATTGCACCTCGAGTAGAAGCAAACAACACTCTTAACACCACTAAGCACTAGATATGATCTAGCTTTAAGAAAATATCACACAACATTTTTATCTCATTCTCCATTAGGAAACTCTTGTTTTGCCTCCTGTCAATGCAAATATATATCGGAACTTCAGCCAAGCCAAATGATAAGTTATTGCGACTTACAAAATTAATCTAAGCCAAAAGGCTACTCACAATTGAGTTACCTTCTCCATGATTGAGAAGCAGACTGTTAGGACACTCTTACACATTGTCTTGGGCTAATGTGTTGAGCTATCTaaatgagctgcatttccatcTTGGGCTCTATATCGGGTCGGGTCAGCTATAAATGGGTGTCTAGGGTTGTTAGTAGATTGAGCTATATAAGCAACTTGCCTCCATTGTAAAAGATATCGATGAATATGAATGTTGTTTAgtttattttctttcattttctgcaATTTACTTCCTCTACTTCCTTTTTATGGATTCTGATCCCaacatttggtatcagagccccagACGCTGGGGTATGTTCAAGGTAATTCGGCGTGGGCCAGTGTTTTTACAAGACGTTCAACGTCCTCCTTAAATAGTAGACGAAGGGCACAACTATGCACTACTCCTGAGCTTGGACTCGACAACAACATAGTTATCCTGGCCAATTTGCATTGTCTCCAAACATTACTACGAACTTTAGTGCGCGGTATATAAAAGAACCAAGTCGCATCGTATTCCGATGGCTCTTGAATCTTTAAACGTAATTCAAAGTTGTAATCAAATAAGCCCTCCCAAGCAACATCAGAGGCCAGACAGCAAATAAGCATAACCTCCTTTGAATCAGCAGCAGTACTGCCGAGACTAATGTTTGGATATTGGTCGTGGGACAACTGAGAACATACGGCAAAGCCCAACCAATTATCATCATTGAACACATTCAGAGGCAGTTGGATTTCTGCAGAGTTGCCTTGGTTGATGAAAGGCATGAACCATTTCAACTTGAAAATTTCATCTCCCTCGAAGTGACAACAAACAGGATGAGGGTCAGACCAGTCCTGTAAATATGAGTTCAAATGTCAATAAAAatgccaaaaaagaagaaataataacaaaaactgtgcatatgagagagagagagagagagagagagagagagagacccaatTTCTATATTTTTGTAAGTGCAATTGAAATTGTTTTTCCCGTGGGGTTCTAGAATCCTGTTCTGTCATTCTCTCTAAATTTAGGGCACCTTGCCATCGTATCAATCGTATCCATTGTTCTACCACCAACTTATTGTGAGATTTAAGAGAATCTTCCCTTTGCATGCACCGGATAATTGTATCAGCAAACCCTTGTATATCTTCTTGGTACACAATACGGAACCCACATGTTTGAACCTTTACATGAGCGCTATCACTGATCTTGATGTAAAAGTCCATTGCAGTTGTTAATGTCTGAGTGAACAACACTTCAGGAATTTGTGCCCGTGGTATGTAAATAACCAATAGTTGATGATGTTCTTCTGACAATGGCCTGACGTGCTTAAGTACTCGGGCCACACCCAAACGAAATTTATCCCCAGTTCCTAGTGTAACAAATACGCGTACCCAATAGTTGTCCTTTTCCATTGTCTGCCCCACTTCCTCTACAAGTGATGCATATATTGCAAATCCCATCCACTTCTTGCTCTTGTGTAGATTTTGAGGCCGCTTGATTGATGCTACAGTAAAACCAGCCCTTTGAGGAAAGACAAACGACTCATGAAACCACCCTGGCCTTCCACTGAGGTTAAATTTGTACGTTTTAGAATAACAGTTTAGTGCCTGAAATTAATATTGAAAATGTGAAATTTAATTAACAAGTAACATCTTTTATATCAAAGATAGAGATTAGAGAGATTCGATGCTAGATAGAAACACAGACGGATCGACCTCAAGGTATCTTGGAAGAACAGACTCCAGGTTCTTTCTCAGCACAAGTGTGGATTCTTCTTCCAAGGGTGGAATGAATTTCTCCCTGCAATATTTAATTGAAAATAAGTACGCATATAGAATACAGAAGCGGCATTTAACTATTTGTGCATCagaaaattaaatatattctACCATCTAAAAGATGGACGAAGCCAGGCAGAATCCCGTAGAGAGCCGGCGTCCTTTTTATTCAGCACAATCGGTTGATGCCTACGGATTCTGGAATGCCATCCAGCATCTTGCTCATAGAGTAGATGAATTCCACATTTCTGGACCACCATGGATGGATTGGTGGTTTCAAATATAGCTCTCACCACAGTTGATTGATTTAACCCCCATCGTGGAAACTTCAGACACTCTATATAGAAAATTATAAGCAGATGAGAACTTGATGCAAGGCAGCTGAGTCCTATCCCGAACACTAGTGGTTCCAGGCGCACAACATCAGTTTCGATTGTGACTTGATACGAGTAATTAGAAAAATCAGGATCCGGTTCAATAAGGGAGAGAGCAGTGTGCCCCTTGACTGAGAATATAGCACCCGCGGCAAATCCCTTCCACTTGTTATCATCGGCCAGATTTTGAGGTATCGGGCTTAATATGGGATTTCTGGTAGATATAGCACTGAACCACACTGGAATTTCATCTGTAGGATGTGCGCTACTGAAATCTGAAAAGAAAGGCTCCTGCAACGTAGACACAAAAGCATCTTTAGCTAGTAGTATGAGAAAAAAGGatagatatatagatatatgcTCTGTTTTTGTTATGAGAAAGAGATATTACTTGTTTTAGAACTGTTATCCGTGGCACATGATAAACTTTTATCCCCTCTGGATGATTATATGTCACATGCGCTTGTAGAGGTTCCCCTACAATGCTTGAAAAATTCAACCCGGACGAACTTTGCTGTGAGACTCCAAGTGCTGAAGAATTGAGGGAATCGATAATAGTCAGTCCCGACTCCGATGAATTCAAttctttgatttgatttgggtaATCTGTCAGTGAAGTACAATTTTGTGCATACACGTGATGAAGACTTAACGGAAGCTTCTTGGGCAGCAATTGAAGCTGTCTGCAATTACTCAAGTGCAGAGTGTCGAGCTTTGAGAGTTGAGAGATACTTTCAGGTAATCGCACGAAGCAATTACCACTTAAATCTAAAAATTCCAAGGAGATTAGGCTGCTAAAATCATTGAGAATTGCTCCATCCATCAGATTGCAATAACTCAAGTCTAGCGCTATCAAATTCGATATCGAATCCAGGCTTTTGCATGATTCTGAAACTAGACATTTACATCCTTCGCAGGATAGATACCGTAGATTCTTCATGCCTACAATGAAAGATAACTCCCTTATGGAATTTCCACCAATTGTAAGCTTCTCCAGACATATCATACCTTTCAGATTCTCAGGTATCTCATCAATTTTGGAGCAACCTGTTAGATGGAGACTTTTCAAAGAAGTCAAGCACCCAACGGTATCGGGAAGATGCAAAAGGTTTTTACAGTCTGTTAGATTCAATATGGTAAGACCAGTCAAGTGTTCAATTGATGGAGGCAATTCCTCAATGCTGGTCCTATCCAAATGAAGCTCCAGCAAGCTTTTCATATTTCCTTCAATTTCTGGAAACTTCTTCAGCCCTGAACAGAATGAAAGCCTCAATATTTGGAGGGATTCAAGGGCAGTGAAAGGTGGAAGGCTCTCAATAGACCTGCAATGTGTCATATTCAGAGAGACAAGTTTCTTCAGAAATCCAAGAGACGGGTGAACCTCCACCAAGCATGTACAATATTGAAGCTCCAACTCCTGAAGATCAGGAACCTCAGTGAAGTCTGGAGTCGACATCAAGTATGGTGAACCACTCAGATCAATAAGCTGTAGCTTGCTCCATCCCTGGCATAATTTCAAAGATGATCATCACGTGATTTAGAATACTTATTACACATTCTTTTGTGATTCCAAATTACAGAAATTAGTAGAATT encodes the following:
- the LOC133744162 gene encoding TMV resistance protein N-like, whose amino-acid sequence is MAFPVRLILLSSICPLLFLSALFFCGFISLGLYLLFFFSTVSICCCLLAFNLRHKQRPATLLIHTASVTTNTEMVPSSSSFFSPPSGKLTYDVFLSFRGTDTRKNFTDHLYTALKQKGISTFRDDEELERGESIGPNLLKAIEESRYTIAVFSRNYAYSTWCLDEITKVADCMKAMGQKVLPVFYDVDPNEVRRQTGDHFGKAFEKHQKRFKAEPDKVKRWKDALFQVGNLSGWHLQDEYESKVIQEIVERIFTELNQLIPISEGLVGMDSHLNEMLSYLDIRCPDVRIVGICGMGGIGKTTVAQVVFERVQAQFEGCSFLENVREETEKQGAIHLQEQLLLNLLNCNVNVQTTKMGKDIIRHRLCTKRVLLILDDVDQEGQLEALCNRTWFGPGSRIILTSRDEQLLSLFRVDKVYKVNPLTACEALELFGMKAFKKDQLVGKDFLKLSKEFLKYANGLPLAIKVLGSSVYGKNVKLWSSALDRLKNNPQKKIINVLKASYDGLEETEKKIFLDIACFFKGWNIARVTSILQGSGHCPDIDIEVLVQKSLVTLFGSELGMHDLVQELGWDIVRQESPEEPENRSRLWLADEIIYVLGRSKAMSAAQSIFLQCPTKDDFVYSIDNAFSNMDRLRLLKICNVKFFGNITYLSNELQYLEWHECPLDSFPSEFQANKLVEVRMQFSRIKQLWRGKKGWSKLQLIDLSGSPYLMSTPDFTEVPDLQELELQYCTCLVEVHPSLGFLKKLVSLNMTHCRSIESLPPFTALESLQILRLSFCSGLKKFPEIEGNMKSLLELHLDRTSIEELPPSIEHLTGLTILNLTDCKNLLHLPDTVGCLTSLKSLHLTGCSKIDEIPENLKGMICLEKLTIGGNSIRELSFIVGMKNLRYLSCEGCKCLVSESCKSLDSISNLIALDLSYCNLMDGAILNDFSSLISLEFLDLSGNCFVRLPESISQLSKLDTLHLSNCRQLQLLPKKLPLSLHHVYAQNCTSLTDYPNQIKELNSSESGLTIIDSLNSSALGVSQQSSSGLNFSSIVGEPLQAHVTYNHPEGIKVYHVPRITVLKQEPFFSDFSSAHPTDEIPVWFSAISTRNPILSPIPQNLADDNKWKGFAAGAIFSVKGHTALSLIEPDPDFSNYSYQVTIETDVVRLEPLVFGIGLSCLASSSHLLIIFYIECLKFPRWGLNQSTVVRAIFETTNPSMVVQKCGIHLLYEQDAGWHSRIRRHQPIVLNKKDAGSLRDSAWLRPSFRWEKFIPPLEEESTLVLRKNLESVLPRYLEALNCYSKTYKFNLSGRPGWFHESFVFPQRAGFTVASIKRPQNLHKSKKWMGFAIYASLVEEVGQTMEKDNYWVRVFVTLGTGDKFRLGVARVLKHVRPLSEEHHQLLVIYIPRAQIPEVLFTQTLTTAMDFYIKISDSAHVKVQTCGFRIVYQEDIQGFADTIIRCMQREDSLKSHNKLVVEQWIRLIRWQGALNLERMTEQDSRTPREKQFQLHLQKYRNWDWSDPHPVCCHFEGDEIFKLKWFMPFINQGNSAEIQLPLNVFNDDNWLGFAVCSQLSHDQYPNISLGSTAADSKEVMLICCLASDVAWEGLFDYNFELRLKIQEPSEYDATWFFYIPRTKVRSNVWRQCKLARITMLLSSPSSGVVHSCALRLLFKEDVERLVKTLAHAELP